The segment catccaagggggggcgccaaaatgggcaaaaggcagcagcagggaaacttttgtcagtcgtcagggggcgcaaatttggcgactgccccgggcgccatatcgtCTAGCTACAACCCTGCCTACAACGTTTAACATTTCCGGGGCCAGCAAGATATCGACTCTCAACAAGATCCTGCTCTCGCAAGGCGTGGACCTGGACGCACTGTGGCATTCCATCGACCAAGTGATCGTGAAGACCGTCATCTCCGCCTGGCCCATCCTCAAGCACAGCTACCACGCGTGCTTCCCCTCACACGACATGGTTACTTACTACCTATAGAAATCCGTTGTTCTCGTAGCTTCGCTGATAGCACAGAATACCATCCTTTGCCTCTAAAGATTATTTATCGTTGTCTTATTGTGACTttcaacaaacattttacacTTCACAACCCTTTCTAAATGATGTATTAATCTTAACCAACCGACGGCAGGTACACTCCTAAAAAGCCATTAAAATcggaaatttcattttttttaaatacttcgtcggtggcaaacaagcatacggcccgcctgatgttaagcagtctccgtagcctatgtacgcctgcaactccagaggagttacatgcgcgtaaTTGCTCTTACATTCAGTTATCTACTTGATAGAAAAGCTCAGGTAAAGACGGTAAAGTCAATCTTTGTTCATttgacaaacatttttttgtttatgtcaTGTAGAAAGGGTGTTGTCATGTTGTGTACATATCTATTACAcgcaatgaaatgaaatgaatattcagtaggtacctaccaactCGCTTTGTGgagtttatgtttgttaagtctaataattaatgtaattatatgttatttggAACTGCTTACTGCGTtaagtaattagtttttattctattttagcTGTTATTAAACATTTGTCGATATTAGGGTTAATAAAACATATGAGTAACGTACCTAAGTAGATTAAATGCGTTTAAGTCGATTCGCCATTTGCATAGATACTCATTATGCCAGCATTTTTaatgtaggtagtaggtacttatagcgttagtaaatagtttattgtatttttatattcaaaatattttcttgtCTCATAAACTTGCTTTATATTGAGTAGTTATTAAAACTTGAGCTGTAGGGTATGTGGAAATTGAGATTTAAAAGTGGTTGCTTTACACAAGTTTCTTTACTGTCATTTGTGacttacaatataaataatagtgtAACGTTTTCAGGTGCACGCTTGCTTCGAAATTCTCGGCTTCGACATCCTGTTGGATCATAAGCTCCACCCTTATATTTTAGAAGTAAGTTAATAGATTATTCCCATATGAATATTCTCTACTTACCGCAGTCATGGAATAGGAAGGTAATAGGCAATTTTTTGATACGGTttaattaggttaggttagcccacctgacaaataaattaaatcctTGTAAATTACGAGTACGAGAGAGTAAATGACAAATATACCTTGTAGGTGAACCACTCGCCGAGTTTCCACACGGACACGCAGCTCGACCGCGAGGTGAAGGAGGGCCTTCTAACGGACACGTTCACCATGCTCAACATCTGGCAGTGCGACAAACGCCGCGTGTTAGAGGAGGACCGCCGCCGCATCCGCGACCGGCTGCTGCAGACCAACAAGTACCTCTCATCTTTTCGTTGACCCCGAGGTCAACCGTGCGACCGATCGCACGTACTCGACTAGAGCCTGCTGACGGACACAACAAGGTTCCGCGACCGTCTACTGCAGACCAACAAGTACCATACCTCATCTTAGCGTTTATTCCATGAGGACGGCCTTCTAAGACCGgaacagacggactgcaacctgTCTGCAATTACGGAAACTGTGCAGTCGGCGTATGGTTCCCCATATAAATTGCAGTCTGGTTGCAGTCCGTGTGTACCGGCCCTAACGGACACGTTCACCATACTGAGCATTTGGCAGTGTCACAAGCGACGGGTACTCTAGGAGGACCACCTACCCACAATCCTTTAATATTAGCGTATCCCGGTTGCATTCGACCGCAAGGTCCTATAGTCTTTATTTTAAAGGTCTTGGTTACGGCTTTCAAGCTATTTTTGGCCACCCTATGAAAGCCAAACTTGTAATTTGAACAACACGTCCATTAAACGAACGAACATCTTCCATCCTACTTAAAACTggtctttttatatttttaggttttcggAGGTCGTTTCCGGCGAAGAAAAGGAGCCAGAGAAAACACCGTGGCAGACGCAGATACAGTGGGAGGAAACGCatttaggaaactataggtagATTCCCTTTTCACCATTCACAAGCGTGTTTTtcctacttattttaaaactgcAAACATGGGGCgcataagataaaaaaaaagtatttcgtTAAAATACAATCTGCAGTCAGGACGAACGCGCCAATCTAGCCGTAGATGGCACTCACGCAAGAGATGTCGTGCAATAATTAAACCTttaccgccaaagacgtcaactgatgCGCGTGGCtatacagcccaatatcaaccttgaTGCAATGCGAGAAGGTTTATAATAATGCGTCACGCACGAGAGGCATGACGTTCAAGAGTTCAAAGGTGCTTTTATACTCGATTCTGCTGTCAATTAGTATTTAAAATGGCGTGTTTTCCAGACGCGTGTACCCCGTGGGCGAGCAGTACGCGTGCCTGTTCCAGCAGCCCTCCGGCTCGCTGTACACCGGCACGGCGTCCTCCCGCGCCCGCGGCGACTGCACGCGAATGCAGCGCGAGGAGTTCCAGGTGCCCAGTCTGCCATTTGACCTTGTCAATTAGTAATGATGaccgaaaaaaaatttaaaatacctactttgtaacaccaaaaacatttaaaaaataaaatagttaattcgcttaaatgcattatttttttgttgattgaAACATCTTTCGTTCCAATAACAAAGGATAAATACAAAACATCATGCATTTAAGAGTTGATGATTAGGTTACCAACATAAACATTAACACATTAAGTATAGGTACCTTCTCATTAAGTCGAAGACTCTTTCAAATAGCCATACCAAAGATAAGTATTAGTAACAAACATACTTCCGCAATTATTACAGACCTTTATAAAACAGAGAAGAACTTCTAAAGAAAGACCATGTTCTAATTATATAGGCAGTTTATCAAGTGCTGAAATTACTCATTCAACTTTCTTTAAACAGCAAACAAAAGCGAGAGCAGAAGCTCTCCTGAAAACGAAACCGCCACAAAAACCAGTCAAGGACCCGGAGAAGAAAGCCCCGGACGAGGCCAGCGTGGCCTCCACCAGCGAGAAAACGGCAAAGTCCAAAAAGATCGAAGGGGTTCCGAAGAAGATAGAGAATAGAAAGCTGACTGGGAAGCCGTCGCCTTCGATTCTCCCGACTGTGAGTATTTAAAGTAAATCTAGAGTGAAATAACGACAAAAAGCCCTGGACGAGACCATTGTGGCTTCTACTAGCGCGAAAACGGTCAAGTCTAAGCGCTCAGAGAGGGATCCGAAGAAGATGGACTTGACTGGGAAGCCGTCGCCTTCTATTCTCCCCACTGTGAGTATTCTGTAGTCAACCTAGAGTGAAAGAACATCAAGAAAAAGCCCGTACGGGGTCAGTGTGGCCTCAATCAGCGAGAGAACAGCCAAGTACAAACACCCCGAGAGGGATCCGAAGAAGATGGAGAACTGAAAGCCGACTGGGAAGCCGTCGCCTTCTATTCTCCCCACTTACTTTGTAGTTAACCTAGAGTCAATGATAGAGACAACCCCAGCCCCAGACGAAGACAGCGTGGTCTACACCAGTGAGGAAACGGCCAAGCGCTCCGAGAGGGAGCCGAAGAAGATGGAACAGAAAGCTAATATATAGCGTAGTGTTGCAATCACTCTTACCATCGGTGGTGGCCTCAAAAGGAATGTAGGCACATAttatcgttttattttaattctctATTTTAAGTTATTCATGTTACGATAGCTTTAAAGTTTATCAATATTGTAACAGGTGGAGGAGAAAGAAGTGAAGCCTCCGTACGTCCTGTGCTCTTTCGAGCCCGACCCCATCGTGGAGAAGGAGGAGCGCGAACGCGTCAACCAGCTGGCGCAGCGTGACTTCCTCATACGGAGCTACGGCATGCTCGAACAGGTTAATGTCTGAGGCGTTGTTATGGCATCGCCTTAAGATAGGTGGATTATGCTGAAATATTCCCCAACCATAGCGAGAATTCCGCACAGAGATTGACGTGTACAACGATTTCGCGCAGCGCCAACTACGGCAATGATGAGCGCGCGGCGGCGGAGTttgctttttttagggttctgtacccaaagggtaaaaacgggaccctattattaagacttcacttgtccgtctgtctgtctatcaccagggtgtatctcatgaactgtgatagctagacagttgaaattttcacagatgatgtatttctgttgccgctataacaacaaatactaaaaagtacggaaccctcggtgggcgagtccgactcgcacttccgGTTTTTACGTTGTCATTCTGCccttattttttggaatttcataattcataaaattCATATCCAGCATATCCTAAACggaattaagtacctatcaatAGACCACCTAACCGATACGTATGTATATGATGGCTGCTGTTAGCGTATTTTCATTTGTTGCTTTGTTATTGTGTGGTCTAAGCTATAAAGTTAACGTGTATATACAGATCTACCTCGTGATGAAGAAAATGGGCACGTTGAGGCCCGAGGACGAGCGCAAATACGGCGTTTATGGTCGTCTGTCTATCGTCTCCAACTCGCCTAAGGTAAATATTATACTAAAACATTATGTCCATAtccaatatatataaatatttcttattcttattcaataCCTATTACAGCGTtaggtactgtccgcgcgcgaattccgtgcatggctgaggaatgttgggcgtcatgacagagttgtgtcattttgtacgtacgggcgcggcgcaacccccccccccccctcctcgacctccgaatgcacggaattggcgcgcgaaCAGTATCTGCGATACTCTAAtcgttttatatatatacagtACTGGCAAAAAAATATCACCTTCATGTTTTTACGGCAAACCTTTTTtcggttcctagttgactacggagccctaaaaaggtTTGTCGTAAAAACCtgaatttgatatatttttggccggtactgtatgaaTAGTATTGACGCTGAATGTACAATTTTTACCTCGAGTCCTATAGTGGGACGCGAACCTAATGCGCGTCTCactatatttattgtaaaatatgttCAAATGCCATTTCATAGTACCTACTTGTCTAAATAGCCTGTCTTCGGTTGGCCAACacaatgttttgttttaatttattttaattttatttatgaattggcGTTTGAACCTTGACATATTAAGATTAAGTCAAATTTTAGCTATTATTAATGTAAAATATTGTGTTTGCCTACAGAAAGTGTAAATGCATATCGGTGGAACAAAGcaaaaaatttcgaaaaaatagTAGATATAAGGACTTACGCACGGACTTGGAACAGTTTACATTTTGTATACAGCCCGCCATTCTCGAGACTGGCCAACAGAAACACAAGCCGGGCGGCTGCGGCGACCATTCCGATGAAGGCAAGTTTCacttacttttttgaaaaatcgttaCACAGCTATCGATACAGGATATCTTATTAGATACCGATTTGACCCTCACTTATGTCTTCGAAAATTAATAATGGTTTCAATGAAGTCGCCGAATTTTATCCCCATAACGTTGATAACCATTACTACCATCAAAACCGATTTCCTTTCAGTTCAATCTGGTTACCTATAATTCAGGTTTTCTGACCATTAGTATTCTGTGCCATTCGTTTCCAAAAAGAACGCAAGTAATTGATTATTTCTCCGTATCTATTCATTATCTGTGAACATACCTACATGGGGCTAAATTCGGTAGCTCTTGACCATAAAATCAGTCATTTTCCTTCTTTTGATCCACACTAATCTCGACACCGTGTATACATTACAGATTACAGTGTTACTTCCTCTCAGGACTGGTCGTGGAGTGTCGCCTGGCGGTGCTGCAAGCTGGCGGAGCGCGACGTGTAATG is part of the Cydia strobilella chromosome 17, ilCydStro3.1, whole genome shotgun sequence genome and harbors:
- the LOC134748716 gene encoding tubulin polyglutamylase TTLL13-like isoform X1; translated protein: MELELEDGLLRDEDQPSEHTSKNPSPVLKRKNDISREEKGEMMGKDERDFDESIVSLMRNYNSKLSGEDDTSQPTSRAAPIVASEPSRKKKKRKRSQISICLTNCRYESIRRVSSAFGMREVSEEDAWNFYWTDMSVSVERAKEMKRFQRINHFPGMLEICRKDLLARNLNRMQKIYPKEYNFFPKTWCLPADFGEVLTYSKSRKNKTFIIKPECGSQGRGIYLTKSLKDIKPTDKLICQVYLAKPYLVDGYKFDIRVYTLITSCDPLRIFVYNEGLVRFATSRYADPNVNNTTNVFMHLTNYALNKHSRTYVYDSEAGSKRKISTLNKILLSQGVDLDALWHSIDQVIVKTVISAWPILKHSYHACFPSHDMVHACFEILGFDILLDHKLHPYILEVNHSPSFHTDTQLDREVKEGLLTDTFTMLNIWQCDKRRVLEEDRRRIRDRLLQTNKFSEVVSGEEKEPEKTPWQTQIQWEETHLGNYRRVYPVGEQYACLFQQPSGSLYTGTASSRARGDCTRMQREEFQQTKARAEALLKTKPPQKPVKDPEKKAPDEASVASTSEKTAKSKKIEGVPKKIENRKLTGKPSPSILPTVEEKEVKPPYVLCSFEPDPIVEKEERERVNQLAQRDFLIRSYGMLEQIYLVMKKMGTLRPEDERKYGVYGRLSIVSNSPKISNTNVISEKNVCAPS
- the LOC134748716 gene encoding tubulin polyglutamylase TTLL13-like isoform X2, which produces MELELEDGLLRDEDQPSEHTSKNPSPVLKRKNDISREEKGEMMGKDERDFDESIVSLMRNYNSKLSGEDDTSQPTSRAAPIVASEPSRKKKKRKRSQISICLTNCRYESIRRVSSAFGMREVSEEDAWNFYWTDMSVSVERAKEMKRFQRINHFPGMLEICRKDLLARNLNRMQKIYPKEYNFFPKTWCLPADFGEVLTYSKSRKNKTFIIKPECGSQGRGIYLTKSLKDIKPTDKLICQVYLAKPYLVDGYKFDIRVYTLITSCDPLRIFVYNEGLVRFATSRYADPNVNNTTNVFMHLTNYALNKHSRTYVYDSEAGSKRKISTLNKILLSQGVDLDALWHSIDQVIVKTVISAWPILKHSYHACFPSHDMVHACFEILGFDILLDHKLHPYILEVNHSPSFHTDTQLDREVKEGLLTDTFTMLNIWQCDKRRVLEEDRRRIRDRLLQTNKFSEVVSGEEKEPEKTPWQTQIQWEETHLGNYRRVYPVGEQYACLFQQPSGSLYTGTASSRARGDCTRMQREEFQQTKARAEALLKTKPPQKPVKDPEKKAPDEASVASTSEKTAKSKKIEGVPKKIENRKLTGKPSPSILPTVEEKEVKPPYVLCSFEPDPIVEKEERERVNQLAQRDFLIRSYGMLEQIYLVMKKMGTLRPEDERKYGVYGRLSIVSNSPKKV